A single window of Magnetococcus marinus MC-1 DNA harbors:
- a CDS encoding DUF7687 domain-containing protein yields the protein MTNNEKWQQLGWRHPFWDVLRYYRSIRGRTNSDAFYERIVSCNDILHDNKNFQVPREVAEIFKEYFETEQARYNFLEAQLRLEDEALSYCVSSGFQVGTTSTQSRDHHQSSKSMIASVSGIAQRVCGSKGIQFDPDPQNRCVWINDNRLHVTSRNLDGAIPGLTNPEIIWEIKEYWGKTKGGSKMSDAVYECQLVGRELREYEEKCNKKIMHFVFLDGKDQWSHRKSDLKRFIDLWCQGLIDTLFVGKQVESLWEKTLEKLL from the coding sequence ATGACTAATAATGAAAAATGGCAGCAGCTAGGCTGGAGACACCCATTTTGGGATGTTCTTAGATATTATAGATCAATAAGGGGGCGTACAAACTCCGATGCATTTTACGAACGTATAGTTTCCTGTAATGACATTTTGCACGACAACAAAAACTTTCAAGTTCCGAGAGAAGTCGCGGAGATTTTTAAAGAATATTTTGAAACAGAGCAAGCTCGCTATAATTTTCTAGAGGCTCAGCTCAGGCTCGAAGATGAGGCCTTGTCGTATTGTGTAAGTAGCGGATTTCAGGTTGGGACGACCTCAACACAAAGCAGAGATCATCATCAATCATCTAAATCAATGATTGCATCAGTGTCAGGGATTGCTCAGAGAGTTTGTGGATCTAAAGGGATTCAATTTGACCCTGACCCACAAAATCGGTGCGTTTGGATTAATGATAACCGCCTTCATGTTACTTCCAGAAACCTTGACGGAGCAATTCCAGGCTTAACAAATCCGGAAATTATTTGGGAAATAAAAGAATACTGGGGAAAGACTAAGGGCGGAAGCAAAATGAGTGATGCGGTTTATGAGTGCCAATTGGTAGGCCGTGAGCTAAGAGAGTATGAGGAGAAATGCAACAAAAAAATAATGCATTTTGTGTTTCTAGATGGGAAAGATCAATGGTCACATAGAAAGTCTGATTTGAAGAGATTTATAGACTTGTGGTGCCAGGGTCTAATCGACACTCTTTTCGTTGGGAAGCAAGTGGAATCACTATGGGAAAAAACGCTAGAGAAACTACTCTGA
- a CDS encoding DNA adenine methylase, whose product MRPQKSNQTLINMHPKPFIKWAGGKQALAQKLIDYFPEKFNVYYEPFLGGGSVFFYIRPKSALLSDYNEWLVNTFQAIQKNWVTVYQNLVEIENTKETFLHVRSIDPFSVDLFTRAAYFIYLNKTCFRGLFRVNKKGGFNVPYGSYQRRYADPDNLHAVANSIQGVDIQAVDFEMALGNTKKGDFVYLDPPYYKFGGYSDFNRYTDQQFNEGDHYRLASVCYELSRKGVYWAQSNSNTPFIRSLYAEDSIIEIPARREINLNSGARNITELLITNYEVANKMQISLSE is encoded by the coding sequence ATGCGTCCACAAAAATCAAATCAAACCTTAATAAACATGCATCCTAAGCCGTTCATAAAATGGGCAGGAGGCAAACAGGCGCTCGCTCAAAAGTTGATCGATTATTTCCCTGAAAAATTTAATGTGTATTACGAACCATTTCTTGGGGGGGGGAGTGTGTTTTTCTACATCAGACCGAAGAGCGCACTGTTGTCAGATTACAATGAATGGCTTGTCAACACATTTCAAGCGATACAAAAAAACTGGGTGACCGTCTATCAAAATCTTGTGGAAATCGAAAACACAAAAGAAACATTCTTACATGTAAGATCTATTGATCCATTCAGTGTTGACTTGTTCACGAGGGCTGCTTATTTTATTTACCTGAACAAAACGTGCTTCCGCGGCTTGTTCAGGGTTAATAAAAAAGGTGGATTTAATGTCCCATATGGAAGCTACCAACGAAGATATGCAGATCCAGATAACTTACATGCTGTTGCAAATTCAATTCAAGGAGTGGATATACAAGCAGTTGATTTTGAGATGGCACTTGGCAACACTAAGAAAGGCGATTTCGTTTATCTTGATCCGCCATACTACAAATTTGGAGGGTATTCTGATTTTAATAGATACACTGACCAGCAATTTAATGAAGGCGACCATTATAGGTTGGCATCAGTATGTTATGAACTTTCTCGGAAGGGAGTGTATTGGGCTCAGAGCAACAGCAATACGCCATTCATAAGGAGCCTCTATGCTGAAGACTCAATTATCGAAATTCCTGCAAGAAGAGAAATAAATCTGAATTCAGGCGCGCGCAATATAACAGAATTGCTGATTACAAACTACGAAGTTGCGAATAAAATGCAGATCTCATTGTCAGAGTAG
- a CDS encoding helix-turn-helix domain-containing protein, which yields MEFVKQQACIQFGLRLRELRQSKGFSQDAFSKHSGLHRTYIGGIERGERNPTLTTILKISYALSIHPSILFK from the coding sequence ATGGAATTCGTGAAACAGCAAGCCTGTATCCAATTTGGACTGCGCCTCCGAGAGTTACGACAAAGCAAGGGCTTCTCTCAGGATGCATTTTCCAAACATTCTGGATTGCACAGAACCTATATAGGAGGGATTGAGCGCGGAGAAAGAAATCCAACTCTAACAACAATTTTAAAGATTTCCTATGCACTATCTATTCATCCATCAATTCTATTCAAGTGA
- a CDS encoding DNA-methyltransferase — protein sequence MLSNTHTVYYADNNNMHLLEDESVHLVVTSPPYVTTEFKKGQAFEYDLFLDAFSSVCSSLFKVLVPGGRFALNVADVITKYRYKDSSLMARAPLGSDLLQVAQNSGFRFLERYIWDKGYTRNFGGPLLGSFPFPLTVYNNNYFEYIYILYKPGKRTVKQSVRKSSEFSLEEWRIWTQQWWRVESITEKFDYHRAVFPIEIPYRIIRMYSYVGDTILDPYLGSGATMIASYLTNRSSIGFEIESCDDIVKHRIEYEKKYHHLSGFKYKTITI from the coding sequence ATGTTATCCAACACCCATACTGTTTACTATGCAGACAACAATAACATGCACCTATTGGAAGATGAATCTGTTCACCTTGTTGTCACAAGCCCCCCATACGTAACAACAGAATTCAAAAAGGGGCAAGCATTTGAATATGATTTGTTTCTTGATGCCTTTTCATCTGTTTGCTCTTCTTTGTTTAAAGTTTTAGTCCCTGGGGGGCGTTTTGCCCTTAATGTTGCTGACGTGATTACAAAATACAGATATAAGGATAGCAGCCTAATGGCAAGAGCACCTCTAGGTTCTGATCTACTTCAAGTTGCTCAGAATTCAGGGTTTAGATTTTTAGAACGATATATTTGGGACAAAGGATACACAAGAAACTTTGGCGGCCCTCTTTTAGGCAGCTTCCCATTCCCATTGACGGTGTACAACAACAACTACTTTGAATATATATACATTCTATACAAACCAGGAAAAAGGACTGTAAAACAAAGCGTTCGAAAAAGCAGCGAGTTTTCGTTGGAAGAATGGAGAATATGGACACAGCAATGGTGGAGAGTTGAAAGCATAACTGAAAAATTTGATTATCATAGAGCTGTTTTTCCAATAGAAATACCATACAGAATAATAAGAATGTACTCTTATGTAGGAGACACAATACTCGACCCATACCTCGGAAGCGGAGCAACCATGATCGCATCATATTTAACCAACAGGTCATCTATAGGTTTCGAAATTGAGAGTTGCGACGACATTGTCAAACACCGTATCGAGTACGAAAAAAAATACCACCACCTTTCTGGTTTCAAATATAAAACAATAACCATATAG